The Salvia miltiorrhiza cultivar Shanhuang (shh) chromosome 1, IMPLAD_Smil_shh, whole genome shotgun sequence genome has a window encoding:
- the LOC131017967 gene encoding protein ILITYHIA-like, with protein sequence MACIDLVEVLLVDYSQRLLETFSTKAFLQLILFLLCHPNWEIRKAAYGTSRKILGASHLLAEAILLEFLNYLSVVGEKTIILKMSDAENVTDSQVPFLPSVEVLVKALVVIAPVVSARGPYACVQLLLCLHHPCIIGTGKKNAVWRVSFSS encoded by the exons ATGGCGTGCATTGACCTTGTTGAGGTTCTACTTGTTGATTACTCTCAAAG GCTATTGGAAACTTTTTCTACCAAGGCATTCCTACAG CTTATCTTGTTTTTGCTGTGCCACCCGAATTGGGAGATAAGGAAAGCAGCATATGGCACTTCCAGGAAGATTCTTGGTGCATCTCATCTATTAGCTGAAGCTATTTTGCTCGAATTTTTGAATTATCTCTCTGTTGTTGGAGAAAAGACTATTATTCTTAAGATGAG TGATGCAGAAAATGTGACAGACTCTCAAGTTCCTTTCCTTCCATCAGTTGAAGTTTTAGTGAAGGCATTAGTTGTAATAGCACCTGTGGTTTCAGCTAGAGGTCCATATGCTTGTGTGCAGTTATTGCTTTGCTTACATCACCCATGCATCATTGGCACAGGGAAAAAAAATGCAGTTTGGAGGGTATCTTTCTCTTCTTAA